The nucleotide sequence GCTCTAGGGCACTTAGAAGCTGCTGTCGTTCTGTACAAGTGGGACCGTCGGGCCATCTCTATTCCCGACTCTCTAGGAAGGCTGCCTTTGGGAATTGCCAGGTCAAGGGGTCATGTGAAATTAGCAGAATGTCTGGAGCACCTGCAGAGAGATGAACAGGCTCAGCTGGGGCAGAACCCCAGAATACACTGTCCTCCAAGTGAAGAGCCTAATACGGATAGCTGGATGACCCAGTGGCACAGCGAAACCATCAACTCTCCAGAAATACCCAAAGGAGTCACCGTTATTGCAAGTACCAATCCAGGTAAACATTCAAAATTACTACATCTCAGAACTTGACAGATGTCCCATTTGCTTTCATGCAGCTACACTCAGAAAAGTCCATAGgatattcacatatatttaagggtttgttttttgtttgtttgtttgtttttatgtttccaatttttcttttagctATAAGAGTGCCtactgctccccccacccctcccaaaaaataaatgcagaaagtagcaaaaaaaaaaaaaatctgtgtccttttgagaaagaaacacaaattttggAGGAGGACTATCTGAATACAGTACATGCTGCTGGGGAACATTTAAATGTTAGGGACATGTCCGGAGTTCTGGCTTTGCGCTTTGCGTCAGGCATAGAGAAAGTGTTAATTCTTTAGGATTCCTAATTTTACCGCCTGTCCTGACTGTCCTTTCTACTGTACTTTTCAGAGCTGAGAAGACCTCGTTCTGAACCCTCTAATTACTACAGCAGTGAGAGCCACAAAGATTATCCAGCTCCCAAAAAGCATAAATTGAACCCTGAGTACTTCCAGGCAAGGCAGGAGAAGCTGCTCTCCACTGCACTGAGTCTGGAACAGCCAAATATCAGGAAGCAGAGCCCTAGTTCTAAGCAGTGTGTCCCCGAGACAATCAGCCCCAGTGAAGGAGTGAGGGACTGCATCCGGGAAacctcccctcccactccagaGACTGCAGGATTCCAAGCCTCTGGATCTCAGCCTGTAGTAAAGTGGAATTCCAAAGATCTTTACATTGGTGTGTCTACAGTACAGGTGACTGGAAATCCGAAGGGGACCAGTGTAGGAAAGGATGCAACACCTTCACAGGTGCGTCCACGGGAACCAATGAGTGTCCTGATGATGGCTAACAGAGAGGTGGTGAATTCAGAGATGGGGTCCTACCGCGATAGCGCAGGGAGCGCAGAATGCTCACAGCCCATGGACGATATTCAGGTAAGCGCCGACAAGGTAAGCCTGCAGAGGCCGGGGCATCCATAGTCACTCCCGCCGTCGTCATAGCTGGTTCCCCAGGCCATGCGATTTGCTCACCAGCAGAGGGTTAAAAGTGCGGTCTTACGCATAAGAATGTTGGAGTATCTCCTTTGCGTGGGCCATGTTTTCATTCAGTGACTCGAACGTTGTTTGAATACGGCCTGAACACCAGCGACCTGGGTCTCAACACCAGCTCCTCAGGTTTCACCCAGGGCCCTCCGGTGGTCTTCTGCTTCCCTCCTGCATCCGGGGGGGACTGACTTCCTGTTTAAGTACGAGTTTAACGGAGTCACAGCCCGGTCATCGCTACAACAGGAGGCCTATGGATAGAATTTGAATGACCTAAGTGATTTGATGAGCACAGCTGTCATGTGGCCTTTTAAAGGAGTATCTGGTGTGAGGCTTTTGAGTGCAGTGAAATATCCCTAAAGCTGATCATTGACTGTCCTTATAATAAACCTAGAAACTCCAGAATCCTGTTGGGGCATTAAACTTGCAATAGATTGAGAGAGTATATACTGCAGTAAACAGTTAGGTTTACAGGTTTACAGGTTTACAGGTTTAACAGGAGGTTAAGCTATTAAGCCGGCAAattccattaaataaaatatactacatAGGGGAGGaccaaatgagcaaagaggatgagtttgacttcctctctttCCTAGTTCCTATATAACCCAAAACAAATGTAACAGAGAAAAAAGTCCCACGAGAAATTCAGGAAGGTACCAGGCCTATAGACATGccacaggagggaggggcctggagaGCCCCTACCCTGGCCAGCATTCCTAGGGAGAGGTCCAATTGCTGAGCTGCTCATCTTCATCCCAGCGTTCCCTTCCTGCCACGCCAGCTGTTGGCACAGATAGGAAAGGGGGGCCCTCCACTACTTATCTGCCAACCACTGCCGTTGTGGGTTGGCCTGCCGGGGAAATCCAAGAACTTGTTAGACAAGAGGTTGGCAAAGTTTTTCTGCCAAGGGCCAAATgggaaatattttaggctttgtgggccatatagACTGTCATGACTATTTAATCTGCCTTTATAGCACAAAGGCAGCCCTAGATAATATTCAATGAATCAGAATGGctatgtgccaataaaactttatttacacaaacAGGTAGCTGGCTGGATTTGGCCACACCGCATATCAGTACTAAGCAATCTAGGACAATATTTATAAGCGTAAATATACCAGACTGTGAAAATCCGTGCTGTTCACTGGCACACTGAGCAGTGATGGAAACGTTCTGTGTCTGTCCTGCCCAttatggtagccactggccacatgtggtcTCCGTAGCAGAAAATGTAGCCAGTGTGACTCAGGACACTGGATTTCTGATTTTACATAAGTTCGATTAAGTTTAAATAACCATCAGATAGCAGAGCTTGGTAGCAGTTGGCCTTTGCTAAAATGGGATCGGTGCAGGAAATACAAAATAACCTGAAAAGGTCTACTTTACATTTTCACAGAGCCTCGAGAGAGTAATATTTTGCTACCTTAAGAGCAATAATCTCAAGAAGTATTCAGCCAAATgaaaaaatgacaatgaaaaataattaagtaattcAAGAAATAATGAAGTAATTTGAGCCAGAGTTCATGGAGGAGTGgacaataaaaacagtaaaactgATACATCTGAGGACTTACTGGTAGTGTGACTGTACGCACAGGGCACTTGTTAAGAAGGGTTGCTTTAAATAAAGAGGAGGAAtcctattttaaaactaatattcgtattattttaataaaactaggGAGGTAAGGAAATGAAGGTGAAGCAGCTCTCTTACTTGGGGATTTTGTTCCACTTGGGTTATTGATAGGTAAGTGTAGGCTGAAATAGGCTTGTTAGAAATGTCAGGTTAATAGATTGCATAGAAACGGACTATAGAATTTCTAAGTCATTGAAGGGGGGAAAAGGGAATTGGGGCCCATTAGGGAAAAGTTCAGGAATGgtaaaaagtaaaagtgaaacaacagaaataataAGCAGAAAACATAATATTATAGGATTATTTTCAAACATGATTCATTCCCACTTTTCTAATTGgcaattttattaaaagattctcaggttggattaaaaaaaagaaggaaggcaaaTCATACTACATTCTGCTTGTAAAAGACAGAGCCAAAAGGAGATGACACAGAAAGGATGAAAGGGAACCGTGGGCAAAGATAGAACAGACAAAGGAGTATTAAAAGAGAAGGGATACAAAGTATGATTTAAGGCAAGTACTATATGTATCATTTGTCCAGGGATACAACCCACCAGTAGTTGTGTAACTAACAACACAGCCTCTGAACGCTAAAGCAGAAACCTGTGAATACAAAGCAATGTGGAGCCACGCTCATAATCGTAATGTGAGACTGACATTTATCTCAGAATTTGTCAGAGTGAGTAGATACAGAAAAGATGTGAAAACATAGAACAAAGCTATTGGAAAGGTGGCTTTCatagatatatttaatatatgtgatAGATTTAATGCAGGATATACTTGTGTGTAATTATGCAGATGTATATAATTCATACACTTAGCAAGTATacagatgatttttctttttagatatcCTAGACACATTCATGAAAATTGCTCCTATGTTAGAACACAATGAGAAtttaaacaaaacccaaagctgCACATTTAAAGgctatcttctctgaccacaatacAAGAGATTTAGAAGCAGATGACGTGACTTTTTAGGTCCCACTGCTTAgaatgttattattttgtttaaagtcaATTAAACTTCCTTGCTTTTTGCAGCCAGCATAGTAAAAATCGTGTGTGTGGTAGTCCAGTGTGTGACACCGTGATGATGTCAAGGTGTTCTCACACTGATATgtgtttataaaatgaaggacTTTGGGAGATGACTGTGGAGTTACAGCCTTCAGTCTCCAGAAATGCAACtttgcttttaataaaatattcaaatactttCATGGAAAAGATATCAGGCTAGGACTTTCTGCTGCTTGAGTCACAAGTCAAGAGGCTTATatggaggggaaaagaaaggctgtaatacttttttcatttttactcctAGTACAAGAACTGTTCTTGTttattgaaaatttgaaaattaccCAAGAAACTGTTTTTAACAGCTTCATGAGGTATACCTCACATCCCATAAAGTTCACCCCCTCTAAGTGCTCCGTGTGATGAATGTTAGTGTGCCCTTTGGAGCACTGCCGTCACCCCCAGAAAGTTTCCCATGCCCATTTGTGGTCatctctgctccctgctcccagccctaggcaaccaccgATCTGATTTCTATCCCcagagttttgcttttttctggaaatttcatataaatggcatcCTAACATTTGCAggcttctgtgtctggcttcttgcacTCAGCATACTGTTTTggaggttcatccacgttgtaagATAAGCATTTTGTCACCTTTGTATAGATCCTTTCAGAATACTTTCAGTTCACTTAAAAACTTAAACTGCTATTATTTCAATTTCTGTTTTCAAGAGACATGcaaggaaatcttttaaaaacaaggcTGTATCTCCAAGTTTAATTCAATTCATGAAGTGCAGACTAAGCTCTGAGGATTCCTAATTCTCTCTGTTAGGAATGTACTTGGGGTGCAGGTATCAGCAGCCTAACTATAGTGGTTTAATAACAAATGATTGATTTTTGTCACATCACAAGAAGTCCAGAGGTTCATTTGCTCAGTGATGCCAACAGGGGCTCAGACTTTTCCCTgaactttttgttctttttggcgACAATTCCTCTTGACTTTTGTTGCTTCGTGGTTACAGTGTGGATGCTGGAGGTTGTTTGGAGtcaaggcaggaagagaggggaagagcCAAGGGCATCGATACTGTTCATCAGGAAAGCAAAAGCTTTccaaggacacctgggtgactcagtcagttgggtgtctgccttcggctcaggtgatgacaccagggtcctgggatcagggtcctgggtcgggctccctgctcagtgggaagcctgcttctccctctgcctgccactccccctgcttgtttattctcgctctctctgacaaataaataaaatctttataaaacagaacaaaacaaaaaaagctttgCCCCAAACCCCACAGCATGTGTCTGTAGAGTCTCGTTGTCCAGACTTCTCTCGGTGTGCAGGAAGGTGGGGGGTCAAGAAGAGGATTGATGAACTCCTTTGGGTCAACCATGAGCCGGCCCCTCAGATTGGCTCATTGCTGCCCTCTACAGGACTGGGGGTCTCTAGGCGAGGGggcgagggggcgggggcggtccTTTAGGTAACCTGCAGTGTCACCATGGTAACGTGACAACTTGCTGAAGAACTGCCCAGTCACAGTATCATTATTAAATGGCTGATCCTAGCTGAGAGCAGAGAGTAGGCACAAGGCAGAAGTTCCCTAAGACTTGACTAACGGTTTTTGGCCAGACTATGATTTGGAGGGAATCAGGTCTCAGCATATTTGGCTGAATTGTGTAAAACCTTACAGTGATACTGGGTGCACTGGATTGAGGTGGGAAGCcaccctcccttcttttttcttcccaagggtggggtggggtgggggaggggctgggtaaTGTCTAAGGTTCCCTCTTAACCTGAGTGTTTCTGTGAACTCTGGATTCCAGGTGAACATGATGACCTTGGCAGAGCACATTATCGAAGCCACACCTGATCGAATCAAGCAGGAGAGTTTTGTGCCCACGGAGCCCTCGGCATTGGAAAGAGCAGACACTGCCACCATCAGCAGTACCATGAGCTGGCTGGCCAGTTACCTCGCCGATGTCGACCGTGTGCCAAGCGCTACCCAGATCAGGTCAGTGGAAGACCATGGGTCACTGACCGCCGTAAATTCCTGGGCTCAGTGGGAGGCGTGGGAGGCTAATCAGATCTGATGAATGCTGTGTAATGGGAGACCTCGTGAAGGAAACACTGGGACACGTGCCTTCACCACCTTCAGGTCCCTGCTCACGTCCTCACCTCTTCTGTGACTTTTCTCCCCTTGTAGCACATGTGAGGTCACATCCCATGATGTTTCCCTCCCAATTCAGCTGAAGCTTCACGAGGGCTGGACAGCGTCTTCAGTGGGTTTAGTATTTAGCATAGTGCTAAACTCATAATAGGTCCTGGGTACGAAGTTACTACCTGAAGGACAGTTAAAGTACGGGATGTGTTTAGCAACGTACTGGACTGAACGAAGGCATATTCTTAAGAGTGCACAGTGGCCCTTGTCTCATTACTCAGCAGTATGTAATGGATCATGCAGATCAATCACCGGTCTCTCTCCCTTGTGTCTCCTCTTGTTTCAGAAGTGCATATAACGAGCCTCTAACCCCTTCTTCTAATACCAGCTTGAGCCCTGTTGGCTCCCCAGTCAGTGAAATAGCTTTTGAGAAACCCAGCCTTCCCTCGGCAGCAGATTGGTCGGAATTCCTGAGTGCATCTACCAGTGAAAAGGTCGAGAATGAATTTGCTCAGCTGACTTTGTCTGATCACGAGCAAAGAGAACTCTATGAAGCTGCCAGGCTTGTCCAGACCGCTTTCCGGAAATACAAGGTAAAGTGGAACAGAGTCCTGATGTGACATTCGTAAGATTGGGGAACACAGACGGAAGTCAGAATCATCCAAACTAAAActtatgccttttttttccttttttgctgagTCTGTAGAATTGTTCTTTGGAATTATTATGCTACCtggaattattaataattttcagAAGCTTTAGGGAAATAAAACTGACCAGTAGGGTGTAGTTATCACCATCTCAATTTATTCTTGGTAATGATGACggatatttattatttagttagTATAGAGGAAGTTGATACCTCTGCCACAGGAATTTATAACCTAAAGCAGGGGTTCTTAAGGGCCTGGGACTGACTGTAGGCAGCCCTGAAATCTTACGCTAAAGCTTGTGTGTGCATTTTTGGTGGGAGAGGGTCTGTGGCCTTCCACAGTTTCTCAAAGGAGTCTTTGACCAATTAAAAGCCAATAATCATCGACCCCAAAGTTAGAGTAGTTGGGGTTACATTGGGAAAGACAATGGAAATCTGGCAGCCTGTAAGGGCAAATAGTACAATACCTGATTTGTTAAATGCttggaaaatgaatatttttagacCTAACATCCAAATATCATAGTTCTATTTAGAAGCAAGAATCAGAGTTTTATTCTGTAAGTTCATTTTCTCCTAATTTCTCCTTGTAATTAATTACCCCTGTATTTTGGTAAACCTGGGGCCTCAGAAAAGGTTGTAAATGAGTAGTAATTCTACTTAAGTCCGAAGAAAGTTGACATTTCTTATACCAAATTGTTATTTCTTACACTAAATCGTGTTTTTCCTTCACTTTACCCTTCAGGGCCGACCCTTGCGGGAGCAGCAGGAAGTAGCCGCCGCTGTCATTCAGCGTTGTTACAGGAA is from Zalophus californianus isolate mZalCal1 chromosome 4, mZalCal1.pri.v2, whole genome shotgun sequence and encodes:
- the CAMTA1 gene encoding calmodulin-binding transcription activator 1 isoform X12, which encodes MWPPDTIPAGTAHDTGLVTLQVAFNNQIISNSVVFEYKARALPTLPSSQHDWLSLDDNQFRMSILERLEQMERRMAEMTGSQQHKQGSGGGSSGGGNGPGNGGSQAQCASGPGTLGSCFENRVVVVCEKMMSRACWAKSKHLIHSKTFRGMTLLHLAAAQGYATLIQTLIKWRTKHADSIDLELEVDPLNVDHFSCTPLMWACALGHLEAAVVLYKWDRRAISIPDSLGRLPLGIARSRGHVKLAECLEHLQRDEQAQLGQNPRIHCPPSEEPNTDSWMTQWHSETINSPEIPKGVTVIASTNPELRRPRSEPSNYYSSESHKDYPAPKKHKLNPEYFQARQEKLLSTALSLEQPNIRKQSPSSKQCVPETISPSEGVRDCIRETSPPTPETAGFQASGSQPVVKWNSKDLYIGVSTVQVTGNPKGTSVGKDATPSQVRPREPMSVLMMANREVVNSEMGSYRDSAGSAECSQPMDDIQVNMMTLAEHIIEATPDRIKQESFVPTEPSALERADTATISSTMSWLASYLADVDRVPSATQIRSAYNEPLTPSSNTSLSPVGSPVSEIAFEKPSLPSAADWSEFLSASTSEKVENEFAQLTLSDHEQRELYEAARLVQTAFRKYKGRPLREQQEVAAAVIQRCYRKYKQLTWIALKYALYKKMTQAAILIQSKFRSYYEQKKFQQSRRAAVLIQKYYRSYKKCGKRRQARRTAVIVQQKLRSSLLTKKQDQAARKIMRFLRRCRHRVKELRKAKELEDIQQHPLAM
- the CAMTA1 gene encoding calmodulin-binding transcription activator 1 isoform X13, with product MSILERLEQMERRMAEMTGSQQHKQGSGGGSSGGGNGPGNGGSQAQCASGPGTLGSCFENRVVVVCEKMMSRACWAKSKHLIHSKTFRGMTLLHLAAAQGYATLIQTLIKWRTKHADSIDLELEVDPLNVDHFSCTPLMWACALGHLEAAVVLYKWDRRAISIPDSLGRLPLGIARSRGHVKLAECLEHLQRDEQAQLGQNPRIHCPPSEEPNTDSWMTQWHSETINSPEIPKGVTVIASTNPELRRPRSEPSNYYSSESHKDYPAPKKHKLNPEYFQARQEKLLSTALSLEQPNIRKQSPSSKQCVPETISPSEGVRDCIRETSPPTPETAGFQASGSQPVVKWNSKDLYIGVSTVQVTGNPKGTSVGKDATPSQVRPREPMSVLMMANREVVNSEMGSYRDSAGSAECSQPMDDIQVNMMTLAEHIIEATPDRIKQESFVPTEPSALERADTATISSTMSWLASYLADVDRVPSATQIRSAYNEPLTPSSNTSLSPVGSPVSEIAFEKPSLPSAADWSEFLSASTSEKVENEFAQLTLSDHEQRELYEAARLVQTAFRKYKGRPLREQQEVAAAVIQRCYRKYKQLTWIALKYALYKKMTQAAILIQSKFRSYYEQKKFQQSRRAAVLIQKYYRSYKKCGKRRQARRTAVIVQQKLRSSLLTKKQDQAARKIMRFLRRCRHRVKELRKAKELEDIQQHPLAM